A part of Pararhizobium sp. A13 genomic DNA contains:
- a CDS encoding ABC transporter permease: MSALPATFLPTLVRRERASLAATLLAPPVALAVATILNLGLYVLMGRDPVAVVYAMLLEPFLSWASFSEVLLKAGPLLLIAQGLAIGFRAKVFNIGAEGQFILGAIFASAIPVWFPQATGQWIWPLMLLLGAIGGALWASLTAFWRVRLNANEILVSLMLSLVAAQLLNYLLLGPWKDPNGFNFPQSVMFQYDAMVPILISGTRVNVSLPLTLALSMAAWVFMQKSFIGYKLQVGGLAPRAAGYAGFNEAWAIWLSLLIGGCAAGLAGAAEVAGPLGQLQRSISTGYGYAAIIVAYLGGLHPIGIVFSALFMAILYIGGDNAMVSANLPIAAVRVFQGSLLLAYLIAAAFVRYRLEWPRAAYRSQP; this comes from the coding sequence ATGAGCGCTTTGCCCGCGACCTTCCTTCCCACCCTTGTCCGCCGAGAGCGCGCCTCGCTGGCTGCAACCCTGCTTGCGCCGCCCGTCGCGCTGGCGGTGGCCACTATTCTCAATCTCGGGCTTTACGTGCTGATGGGCCGCGATCCGGTCGCCGTCGTCTACGCGATGCTTCTCGAGCCCTTCCTTTCCTGGGCGTCGTTCTCGGAGGTGCTGCTGAAGGCCGGTCCTCTCCTCCTCATCGCGCAGGGCCTGGCGATCGGCTTTCGCGCCAAGGTCTTCAACATCGGTGCCGAGGGCCAGTTCATTCTCGGCGCAATATTCGCCTCCGCCATCCCGGTATGGTTTCCGCAGGCAACGGGCCAGTGGATCTGGCCCCTGATGCTGCTGCTTGGCGCCATCGGTGGCGCCCTGTGGGCTTCGCTGACCGCCTTCTGGCGCGTCAGGCTCAATGCGAACGAAATCCTCGTTTCCCTGATGCTGAGCCTCGTTGCCGCACAGCTCCTCAACTACCTGCTGCTCGGTCCCTGGAAGGACCCGAACGGCTTCAACTTTCCCCAATCCGTGATGTTCCAATATGACGCGATGGTGCCTATCCTGATCTCCGGCACTCGTGTCAATGTCTCGCTGCCCCTGACGCTCGCCCTGTCGATGGCGGCGTGGGTCTTCATGCAGAAGAGCTTCATCGGCTACAAGCTGCAGGTCGGTGGGCTTGCGCCGCGCGCTGCCGGCTATGCCGGTTTCAACGAAGCGTGGGCGATCTGGCTTTCCCTCCTCATCGGCGGCTGCGCGGCCGGCCTGGCCGGCGCAGCCGAGGTTGCCGGTCCCCTCGGCCAATTGCAGCGCTCGATTTCAACCGGTTACGGCTATGCCGCGATCATCGTCGCCTATCTCGGTGGCCTGCACCCGATCGGCATCGTTTTCTCGGCACTGTTCATGGCCATCCTCTACATTGGGGGGGACAATGCCATGGTATCGGCAAACTTGCCGATCGCCGCGGTCCGCGTCTTCCAGGGCAGCCTCCTGCTTGCCTACCTCATCGCCGCGGCCTTCGTGCGGTATCGTCTCGAATGGCCCCGTGCCGCCTACCGGAGCCAACCATGA